In Colletotrichum higginsianum IMI 349063 chromosome 1, whole genome shotgun sequence, one genomic interval encodes:
- a CDS encoding Serine threonine protein — protein MAQIFLDVLYSFGNCLNCFPGSPTLKINSRNFKILRLLGEGGFSYVYLVQDTQTSEELALKKIRCPFGAESVAQAMKEVDAYRLFARSPGIIHSVDHAIATERGGEPGSKTVYVLLPYYRRGNLQDLINANLVNHTTFPERRLMLLFLGVCKALREMHQYTGGSGGGQPGVGIERMEIGNGDEEDQGNGPKRKKSGKKNKGGRRVASMAAAAGADEEDENEQQRPLMEGETPGSGDVKSYAHRDIKPGNIMIDDSGSNPILMDLGSIAPSPIPITSHSLAIATQDTAAEHSTMPYRAPELFDVRTGTVIDTKVDIWSLGCTLYACLVGKSPFEARSDETGGSLSMCVLGGDWRFPDEGIKRTGTSGGMKGKAAATADATASGAGEVKISEPIRNVVRKCLNVEPAERPDIDELIDMVEGVIEELPQDGSL, from the exons ATGGCGCAAATattcctcgacgtcctctACTCCTTTGGGAACTGCCTGAATTGCTTCCCCGGCTCGCCGACGCTCAAGATCAATAGCCGTAACTTCAAAATCCTCCGGCTCCTGGGCGAG GGCGGCTTCTCCTACGTCTACCTCGTCCAGGACACCCAGACCTCGGAAGAGCTCGCCCTCAAGAAGATCCGCTGCCCCTTCGGCGCCGAGTCCGTCGCCCAGGCGATGAAGGAGGTCGATGCCTACCGCCTCTTCGCCCGGTCGCCCGGCATCATCCACAGCGTCGaccacgccatcgccaccgaGCGAGGCGGCGAGCCCGGCTCCAAAACTGTCTACGTTCTGCTGCCCTACTACCGCCGCGGCAACCTCCAGGACCTCATCAACGCCAACCTCGTCAACCACACCACCTTCCCCGAGCGCAGGCTCATGCTCCTGTTTCTGGGCGTTTGCAAGGCTCTCAGGGAGATGCACCAGTAcaccggcggcagcggcggcgggcagccGGGCGTGGGCATCGAGAGGATGGAGATAGGCAACGGTGATGAGGAGGACCAGGGCAACGGGcccaagaggaagaagagcggGAAGAAAAACAAGGGGGGCAGGCGCGTCGCGAGcatggccgccgcggcgggcgccGATGAAGAGGACGAGAATGAGCAGCAGAGGCCACTGATGGAAGGCGAGACGCCCGGTTCCGGCGACGTAAAGTCGTACGCGCACCGGGATATCAAACCAG gAAACATCATGATAGACGACTCGGGCTCGAACCCGATCCTCATGGACCTCGGCTCCATCGCGCCGTCCCCGATCCCCATCACGTCCCACTCCCTCGCCATCGCGACCCAGGACACGGCGGCCGAACACAGCACGATGCCCTACCGCGCCCCGGAGCTCTTTGACGTGCGTACCGGCACCGTCATCGACACAAAGGTCGACATCTGGTCCCTGGGGTGCACCCTCTACGCTTGCCTCGTCGGCAAGTCCCCCTTCGAGGCCCGCTCCGACGAGACGGGCGGTTCCCTCAGCATGtgcgtcctcggcggcgactgGCGCTTCCCCGACGAGGGAATCAAGCGCACCGGCACCAGCGGCGGCATGAAgggcaaggccgccgccacggccgacGCAACGGCCTCAGGTGCTGGCGAGGTCAAGATCAGCGAGCCCATCCGCAACGTCGTGAGAAAGTGTCTCAACGTCGAGCCCGCCGAGAGGCCGGATATTGACGAACTCATCGACATGGTCGAAGGCGTCATCGAGGAGTTGCCTCAGGATGGGTCGTTGTGA